The Leptospira koniambonensis sequence AGTCCTATCCTGAAGATTGCGAACTACTGTAAGATGTTCTATGACTTCTTCTTTGGTTTCTTCTGAACCAAAAACAATATTTGCACTTCCGAGCAGCCCTGCTTCATGACAGGTTTCCATTGCACGAACCCATTCTTCAGTAGTGGCTTTTTTAGGAGAGATGATGTTTCTCATTCTATCCGTTAAAATTTCGGCGCCTGCTCCAGGAACAGAATCCAAACCGACTGATTTCAAGATTTGTAAAACTTCGAATAAAGATTTGCCTGTGATTTTTTCTAAATTGATAATTTCTACAGGAGAGAATGCACGAATATGCATGTCAGGGTATTTGGATTTTACAGTGGAGATCACATCCAAATAATAATCGAAAGGGAGATCTGGATAAACTCCACCTTGCAAAAACATTTGGTCCGCTCCTTCCGAAACGGCATAATCCATTTTTTCTAATATTTCTTCTTTAGAAAGTACGTAACCTTTTCCATTCCCAATCTCGTCCATGAAAGAACAAAAATTGCATTCAACATTACAATAATTAGTGTAGTTCACTACTCTGAACATTGTGTAACTTGCACTAGTGTGAGGGAGAACTCTCTCCCTCAAGGCTCTAGCAGTTGCCATAATTTTAAGATGATCTCCAGACTCGTACAACTCCAACGCTTCCGCAGGAGAAATACGTTCTCCGTCTAAGGCTTTTTCTAATATAGAATCTGTGGAATGATTTGGGAATATTTGGCTCATCTGGATGGAAAGTTTTCTTCCTTAACTTTTTCAAAGTTTTCTATTTCTTCAAAAATGCACGTCCTTTTTAAATCACATTCTTATTTATTGCGATTGAGTCGCAGTTAAATATGTACACGATTTAAAAGAAGAAGGGACCGGATCTTTTCTAAATATGTAGGAATTCCTACAAAGAGACTAAGTATCTTTTTTCCTGGACAGGGCGCCTCCTAATCAGTAGCCTGCTATGAAAGACCATCCAAATACAAAGGGTAACCTGAAAAACTATGGCTATTTCTCAAATCGCCTTCCACGTGATCTTCACGGCTCTATTTATCGTAGCAAATGTTGTATTCGTTCGTGCCATTCTCTACAGATTAAATCTTGTATTTAATGCTAGAAAGGCAAACGGAACTGAAAACTTCCTGGAACATAAAAACTGGGGATTCCGGATCAAAAGTTTCGTATTAAACGTAATCTTACAAAAAAAGAACTTTAAAGAACCAGTACGCGGTATCATGCACGCATTCGTATTTTACGGATTCGTCACTTACTTACTGCATACTACCAGTCAGTTTATCTCCGGTGTATTTGGATATGCGTTGGATGATCCTTACAAATTCACCTTAGTTGGAAGTTTATTCGGAGAAACTGCGAACCATTATTATGAAGCTGCTCTTCAAGTAGTTTCCATTTTGGTATTAGTAGGACTCGGCTTCTTTGCATGGAGACGTTGGATCCAAAAAGCAAAAGGATTAGATGTTCATTCTCCAGCTTCTGCAATCGTAATCTCAATGATCTCCATACTCATGGTCTCTACCCTATTGGGAGAAGGTGCAAGAGCAGTTGGAGCAGATTACGCTAACCCATTCCATGATGCGGCTCCAATCGCTAGCGCAATCGGATCCTTTTGGGAATTGATCGGTATAGAATATTCTTCCGCTGATCTAGTTTTCCAAATCATGTGGTGGACACATATTCTTTCAGTGTTCGCGTTCATGTTGTATGTTCCAACATCCAAACACGCACACTTGATCTTCGCGCCATTTAACTATTTCTTACAATCAGATACTCCTAAGGGTGCTCTTTCTAAATTAAATCTGGAAGATGAGACTGCTGTTTGGGGTGTTACAAGAACGGAAGACTTCCCTTGGCCAAACCTTTTAGACGGACTTTCTTGTATTGAGTGTGGTCGCTGCCAAGTGCAATGTCCTGCAAACAGAACAGGTAAAGTTCTAAATCCTAAAGCGATCATCGTGGAATTAAAACACGCGCTTATGGATAAAATGCCAGAAGTTGTAAAGATCAGAGAAACGAATCCAGAAGGAGCTGCAGATGCAGTTGCTGCATTAGATACTTCTGTGATCGGAAAATATGAAGGACTTTCAGAAGAAGCTCTTTGGGGATGTACTACTTGTTACGCTTGCGTAGAAGCTTGTCCTGTTGGAAACAACCAAGTGAACGCAATCATGGAAATGAGAAGACACTTAGTACTTGTTGATTCTAACTTCCCTGCTGAATTACAAGGTGCATTCGTAAACATGGAAAACAACTCCAACCCTTGGGGAGTTGCTGCGCACTCCAGAGCGGATTGGGCAGAAGGTCTTGGCGTTAAAACCATGGCAGAAGATTCCAATGTGGATGTTCTATACTGGGTAGGCTGCGCTGGAGCTTTTGATGATCGTAACAAAAGGATCGCTCAGTCCTTCGTTAAGATCATGCAAAAAGCAGATGTTAAGTTCGGTATCTTAGGAACTGAAGAAGGATGTTCCGGAGATTCTGCTCGTAGAGGTGGTAACGAATACCTCTACCAAACATTAGCACAATCTAATGTGGATACAATGAACGGATACAATGTGAAAAAGGTTGTAACGGCTTGTCCTCACTGCTATAACACAATCAAAAATGAATATCCTCAGTTCGGTGGAAACTTCGAAGTAATTCACCACTCTGAATTCATCAATGAACTTTCTAAAGAAGGAAAGATCGATGTAGGCGTTGCAGAAGATGCAAATGCTGGAAAGTATACCTACCACGACTCCTGCTATATCGGTAGATATAACGACAACTACGAGAATCCAAGAGACCTGGTTAAAAAGGTTTCCGGTGGAAAACTCGCAGAAGCTTCTGACCACCACTCCAAAGGACTTTGCTGCGGTGCAGGTGGAGCTCAGATGTGGATGGAAGAGCATGGCGAAAGGGTCAACGTTAAGAGATCCAATCAGCTTCTGGATACCGGGGCGACTACGATCGCAACCGCTTGTCCTTTCTGTATCACTATGATCACAGACGGAGTAAAACAAGAAGGAAAGATCGAAGAAGTAAAAGTAAAAGATATCGCGGAACTAGTCGCGGAAAACTTAAAATAAGAAGAAGTTTAATATCTTTGAATGGAAGCCTCGGCAGTAATGTCGGGGCTTTTTTATTTTAAGGAAGATCGTTCTGTAATCGGTGGATTTGCGGTGTTGGAGTTCCTATATCAGATGAAACGCTCGCAAAGGCAAAAAAATAGCGGAATGTTTCCATCCCGCCCTGAATCATCTGGTGCAAATACATTATATACGACGGCGCAAATATACGCCACACTACAGGAAATTATTTATTTTCTTTAGAAATAAATTTCGGGATCAAAAACTAGACTAAAAGGATTAGATATCCCTATTGATTCCCTGCATTTTCCTGTAATTTTTTCACAAACTTCTCATATAGTTTGTTCTCGGTATCTAACAATGTTTGCTGTCCGTTGTAAATGGAGTATGCTCTTTAAAAGTGGATTCCAATAGGATCTCTCCAGTTTCGATATCCACCCCTTTTAGGATAATTTCTGCTGGTAAATGTTTGCGAAGTATAGGTTTTGCAACTGGGCAAATAAAGGAATCTTAGAAGAAAGCCAGAAACGTATATTAAACCTTGGGTGCTTTTTCTATATTTTCTTCTTCAACAGCCAGGATAGCCAAAGTATTCCCATCATTGTCTAAAAATTCAATTTCATATGCAACACGAGGATCATGATAAACAAAAACAATCGTTCCAATAGCTCCTGCAGGAATCGAATCTATACTTCGTTTTAATCTTACAATTTCATGCTCTTTAAAAGGTGACATTAAAAATCCAATAGCCTTCAGTTAGTCTATAATTCCAACAATTTACGTATATTTCCTTACTTCCCCAGTGGCACGAAGTAAGAACCTATAAACTTCCCAGACATCTCGTAGCCTTTCTTTCCCACCTAAAACTTTCACCTCAATTCGACTACCGTCTTTTCTTTCAATTGAAATAGATTCGGCGACTTCCTTTTGTTCTATAACTTTTAAATTTAAAATTTCATTATATTCAATATATTCAGATTTTTCTTCTGATTGAATAATATACATTCCCAAATCAGTGAACAAGATTGAATCTTCAAAATAAGATGAGGAGTTTAAATAAATTCCTAAAATTTCATTCTGAGCGATCTTATGAAGACTTGAAGGCACTTCCGAATGAAAATCATTTAGTTTTTCTAAGATACGATATGATAGTTGTTGTATCTTATTTTTCATCGAATGGGTAGATTAAAAATTTCTCTGATTTTCACTTAATTCAGCAAGTTGATGAAGTAAAGTTGCTAATATTGAAAAGACAGGAAAAGGAAAGAGCATTCTTATTCTTTCTCCGTTTCTTAAAAATAACTCAATATCCATATCTTTGTTTTTAGCATCTGGTCCAAGTTGAGAGATCTCTCTTAATGAAGCAAACTCTACTTTTGAGATATCTTTGAAAAATATTTTTTGCCCGCCCCATTCTAATCCCCGGACTCCTAGATAAAATGTTTCTCCTCTATGCTCGTAATAATACAAACATATACCTAATTCATTTTCTCTATTTGAACAAATTTCGCCGTACCCGAATTTCACAAGATTTTGAACAGCTCTTTCAATTCGCTTCTGAATCGATTCATCCATTTGAGAATTCATCAGCCTCCGCGTCTTAGTAGCAATTAAATTCTACCCGAAACATTTCCATAATAGTTTTCGAGAAATCAAATATAAATCCTTCAGAGACACGGCATAAATCTACTCCTTCAACTAATGAGACCGATTCTGCAAGTTGCCATACTGATTCTATATTGTAGCTTGAATTGATAAGTTTGAACTTTATTATTGTGCCGTTAAAATCCATTGACTCATAGATAAAATCCTCAATGTAACCTTGCTTAAACTTTACAATCCATTGTTTTAAAGATAATGCAAATTCTAAGAGCAAAATTCCGCTATAATCAAAAAGAACAATATCATCAACTATTATGCGTAGGCTTCCTTCTAAATAAGCCATGGGATTTTCATTTATCTTATCCCGTAGTGATTCATTTATTTCAAATTGAAAGATCATCATTGATGTAATTATTTTACAGGGAAGGCATTAGCCACCTTTCAATCTAACTTCAGAATGATTCTGATCGACTGCTTGCTCGATTATTAAAGAAGACTTTTAAAGTTTTTGTTCTCTGAGGATTAAAGGTAAACCGCAACATATCAAGTCTAATTCGACTACGATGAAAAACTAAAATTCTCCACAATTCTGCGACTCCACGCCTTTGCGTGAAAAACCCTTGTGTCCTCTTTGCGAACCCTTGCGCCTCAGTATTCCTGATTTAACTCAGAAACATCTTGCGTAGGATAATCCAGAAGTCTGATCTCAGGATTTTTCTTTTGGAAATAACCCTTCTCCCATTCAGAATCGAATAGAAGAGCAGCTCTACCCAAACTATCAGTCACAAGATTGGAACCCACAGGAACCTTTGGGATATCTTCTTCAAGCAACCAGCAAGAAACTTGGTAAGGAAGAATATTAATATTCGTAGGAGCAGAATACTCGTCTTGGAGCCTTCTTCTAAATACCTCGAACTGCAACTGGCCCATTGCACCTATCACAGGCAATCCACCACCCACAGTTTGAGAAGTGAATAAGTGAAGGATGCCCTCTTCTGCCAATTGTTCTATTCCCTTTCTGAAACTTTTGAGAGCTCCTGTTTCTACACAGGAAAGAGTAGCAAAAATTTCAGGAGCAAATACTGGAAGTGGTTTTAGATCGGGAACTTTGCCAGTCGCCAATATATCTCCGATAGAATAAGTGCCCGGGTTCACAAGACCTATAATATCTCCAGGATAAGCCTCATCCACAGTGTTTCTGTCTTGGCCAAAAAATGCAAAAGAAGAAGAAAGTTTTACAGCTTTTCCGAGTCTTCCGTGATTCACGTTAAGTCCTCTTTCGAACTTACCTGAACATACTCTTAAGAATGCGATCCTATCTCTATGGGCCTTGTTCATATTGGCTTGCACCTTGAATACGAATCCACTGAAAGGAGTGGTGATCGGATCCAAACGATCTCCATTCTTCAATGGAAAATATAAAGGAGGAGGAGCGATCTGTAAAAAATGGTCCAAGAATAATTGGATCCCGAAGTTATTCACTGCCGATCCGAAAAATACAGGTGTGATCTTAGAATCTATAAATTCATCTAAAGAGAATGCAGCGATCCCTTCTTCTACGAGTTCTACTTCTTCCCTAAATTGTTTTAAGACCCAGTCCTCAAACATTGAGTCGAGATTTGTATCTTCTATCCCTGAACTTTGGAATGCAGACTTTTGGGAACCACCTGGAGTTTTATCATAAGTGTAGATCTTTTTATCCACACGATTATAAACTCCACTGAAATCCACTCCAGTACCAATAGGCCATACCATCGGGATCGCAGTGATACCTAAAACTTTTTCGATCTCATCCAAGAGCTCGAACATTTTTTTAGTGGGGCGGTCCATCTTGTTTACGAATGTAACAATCGGGATCCCGCGGTCCCTACAGACTTTAAATAATTTAATTGTTTGGGGCTCTACTCCTCTTCCTGCATCTAACACCATCACTGCGGTGTCGGCTGCGATCAAAGTGCGGTACGTATCTTCGGAGAAGTCTTCGTGACCTGGAGTATCTAATAAATTTAATACATGATTTTTATATTCGAATTGTAGCGCTGCAGAAGTGATTGAGATCCCCTTCTCTTTTTCCATCTCCATCCAGTCGGAAGTGGCTGCCTTACGATTTTTACGCGCCTTTACTGCGCCCGCAAGCTGGATAGCGCCTCCGTACAATAGAAGTTTTTCGGTAAGGGTAGTCTTACCCGCATCCGGATGGGCTATGATTGCGAAGGTTCTCCTACGTTTGGTTTCCTCTTCTATTATATTCTGGCCAATAGCGCTTTCCGACACGGTTCCCCTCTCTATTAGGAAACGTTTTTGGAACGATGGCCCTTGTCAGCATGAAAACAGAGCTTAATTCTTCACGGATTCGTATTCCTTCGGTAAAACCAGCGTAACCAAAAGGTCTTAATCTTCCCGCCGAATCCATTTCTTATGAAGAAACTGGATCACGCTTTTTTCCCCGGAAAACACTTAGGGAGGGAGATTCATATCCCTCCCCCTTTTCCTTCCCTACCTATAAGAGTTTTGAGATTGTCGAATCTAACGACGCTGATTTTCTAGACTGTAATAGTTTACCGGTCTATGGAAGCACCTAAAATCAAACATCTTATCTCTTGGCAGGATTGGTCGGACGCAGAAGTCCTGGACCTTCTACAATTTGCTGTCCATGTGAAAAATCATAGGGCCAATTATCTGGGACATATGACCGGCAGGACTCTTGCTATGCTCTTCCAAAAGACTAGCACTCGTACAAGAGTTTCTTTTGAAGTGGCAATGACTGAGATGGGAGGACATGCAATCTATTTGGATTGGATGACTTCTAACTTTCTTCTTTCCGACATTGACCTCGAAGCTGAATATCTTTCCAGAAACGTTTCAGTCATCATGGCTCGGATGAGAAAACATGAGGAACTTTTACAGCTCAAATCAGGTTCACAGGTTCCAGTCATCAATGGATGTTGTAATAAATTCCATCCCTGCCAATCTCTTGCGGATATTCTCACGATCGTGATGGACAACCCGAAACCTCTGAAAGAGTTAAAGCTCACCTATATTGGTGTGCATAATAACGTAGTAAATTCTCTTATAGGGATCACTTCTGCTTTGGGTATGGAACTTACTCTTCTCACCCCGATTGCTGAGACTGAAAACATAGATCAAGACACTGTGGAAAGGGCTAAAAAGAAGGGCACGATCCAATGGGAGACTGATCTGATCCGTTCCGTAAAAAATGCGGACTATATTTATACGGATACCTGGGTAGATATGGAGTTCTTCAACGATCCTTCTTTCGCTGATAAGAAGAAGGAACGTATGAACCTGATGATGCCTTTCCAGATCAATGAGGCATTACTCAAAGAGACCAAGGCAAAGGTTATGCATGATATGCCTATCCACTCAGGTTACGAAATAACTAGAGAAGTAGTCAGAAGTCCTAGATCTATTATCTTCCAACAGGCGGAGAACCGCTTGGATGCACAAAAAGCGGTCATTCTACAACTCTTAGAAGCTTAGGTCTTTCCTCCAAAAATCCGTTGCCTGGAAGGCCTTTCCTGAAAACCCTGTTCTAAGACAGCCGAGCTAGGCTAAAATCGCAAAAACTTAAAAGGTACTTGTATGTCCAAATTACCACATCCTAAGGATGCATTATTCGAAGGAGAAAAACCTTTCCCTATCATCCCGGCCTGCGAACATTTTGCCGGATCCGAAAAACTGATCAC is a genomic window containing:
- a CDS encoding ornithine carbamoyltransferase, whose translation is MEAPKIKHLISWQDWSDAEVLDLLQFAVHVKNHRANYLGHMTGRTLAMLFQKTSTRTRVSFEVAMTEMGGHAIYLDWMTSNFLLSDIDLEAEYLSRNVSVIMARMRKHEELLQLKSGSQVPVINGCCNKFHPCQSLADILTIVMDNPKPLKELKLTYIGVHNNVVNSLIGITSALGMELTLLTPIAETENIDQDTVERAKKKGTIQWETDLIRSVKNADYIYTDTWVDMEFFNDPSFADKKKERMNLMMPFQINEALLKETKAKVMHDMPIHSGYEITREVVRSPRSIIFQQAENRLDAQKAVILQLLEA
- a CDS encoding heterodisulfide reductase-related iron-sulfur binding cluster, whose product is MAISQIAFHVIFTALFIVANVVFVRAILYRLNLVFNARKANGTENFLEHKNWGFRIKSFVLNVILQKKNFKEPVRGIMHAFVFYGFVTYLLHTTSQFISGVFGYALDDPYKFTLVGSLFGETANHYYEAALQVVSILVLVGLGFFAWRRWIQKAKGLDVHSPASAIVISMISILMVSTLLGEGARAVGADYANPFHDAAPIASAIGSFWELIGIEYSSADLVFQIMWWTHILSVFAFMLYVPTSKHAHLIFAPFNYFLQSDTPKGALSKLNLEDETAVWGVTRTEDFPWPNLLDGLSCIECGRCQVQCPANRTGKVLNPKAIIVELKHALMDKMPEVVKIRETNPEGAADAVAALDTSVIGKYEGLSEEALWGCTTCYACVEACPVGNNQVNAIMEMRRHLVLVDSNFPAELQGAFVNMENNSNPWGVAAHSRADWAEGLGVKTMAEDSNVDVLYWVGCAGAFDDRNKRIAQSFVKIMQKADVKFGILGTEEGCSGDSARRGGNEYLYQTLAQSNVDTMNGYNVKKVVTACPHCYNTIKNEYPQFGGNFEVIHHSEFINELSKEGKIDVGVAEDANAGKYTYHDSCYIGRYNDNYENPRDLVKKVSGGKLAEASDHHSKGLCCGAGGAQMWMEEHGERVNVKRSNQLLDTGATTIATACPFCITMITDGVKQEGKIEEVKVKDIAELVAENLK
- a CDS encoding peptide chain release factor 3, whose amino-acid sequence is MSESAIGQNIIEEETKRRRTFAIIAHPDAGKTTLTEKLLLYGGAIQLAGAVKARKNRKAATSDWMEMEKEKGISITSAALQFEYKNHVLNLLDTPGHEDFSEDTYRTLIAADTAVMVLDAGRGVEPQTIKLFKVCRDRGIPIVTFVNKMDRPTKKMFELLDEIEKVLGITAIPMVWPIGTGVDFSGVYNRVDKKIYTYDKTPGGSQKSAFQSSGIEDTNLDSMFEDWVLKQFREEVELVEEGIAAFSLDEFIDSKITPVFFGSAVNNFGIQLFLDHFLQIAPPPLYFPLKNGDRLDPITTPFSGFVFKVQANMNKAHRDRIAFLRVCSGKFERGLNVNHGRLGKAVKLSSSFAFFGQDRNTVDEAYPGDIIGLVNPGTYSIGDILATGKVPDLKPLPVFAPEIFATLSCVETGALKSFRKGIEQLAEEGILHLFTSQTVGGGLPVIGAMGQLQFEVFRRRLQDEYSAPTNINILPYQVSCWLLEEDIPKVPVGSNLVTDSLGRAALLFDSEWEKGYFQKKNPEIRLLDYPTQDVSELNQEY
- the mqnC gene encoding cyclic dehypoxanthinyl futalosine synthase, with protein sequence MSQIFPNHSTDSILEKALDGERISPAEALELYESGDHLKIMATARALRERVLPHTSASYTMFRVVNYTNYCNVECNFCSFMDEIGNGKGYVLSKEEILEKMDYAVSEGADQMFLQGGVYPDLPFDYYLDVISTVKSKYPDMHIRAFSPVEIINLEKITGKSLFEVLQILKSVGLDSVPGAGAEILTDRMRNIISPKKATTEEWVRAMETCHEAGLLGSANIVFGSEETKEEVIEHLTVVRNLQDRTGGFLSFIPWTFQPQTKRFKVRAVSTQEYLKVLGICRIFLDNIKHIETSVMVLGKGVGQLALTSGADDISSVVIEENVLRSFGLKTEKEAVKFLKEGGFTPKRRDLLYNYERYEGRELSAV
- a CDS encoding DUF4926 domain-containing protein; this encodes MSPFKEHEIVRLKRSIDSIPAGAIGTIVFVYHDPRVAYEIEFLDNDGNTLAILAVEEENIEKAPKV